CATAGGAGCACGCCCCGTTGTAGCGCCTCTCAACCAATGGTAGATCGACAACGACCACGGTCTGTAGGGGCGCCCCCGCTGGCGCCATGTTCCGGCCCATAGTAAAACCCTCCGTCGCGGAACTCGAGATCCTCGGCCTGGCCCACAGCGATCGATTCCACCAACCAACGGTCGACAACGGCCTGCCAGAGCAGGCGCGGCTTATAGCGCTCACCGCAACAGGGCACCCCTCCTCCGCCGCCATGTGGGGCACACGATAAGGGGGCCCGCACGTCAGCCGGCGATGCGGCCGAGCGCGACGGCCAACACACAGCGCCCAACCACCCCGCCGCTCCTAGGCGACCGGCGCACGACGCCACCCACCGCACCCTTCCTGGCCCGGCACGGTCAGCGAGCGGTGTCGCGGAGGGAGGAGGCCGCGCCGCGTACGGCGGCGAGACCGTCCGCCGGATGCGCGATCTGGTGGCCAACAGTAAAGCCATCGACGTGGCCAGGGCGAGGGCCTCCCGAGGCCGGCGGCTGTCTTGGGGAGTAATGGCCGGCGGGCAGCGACACAGCTACTGACACAAGAGCATGGCCGGCGGGCAGCACTGGCTGCATGGGACGTACACGTCGTATTGCATTGCAAGCAGGGTCGCGCTGCACGTCGCAGCTCGTGACGGGACGTGACGACTCGGAGCTAAGCATGCAAGCTACGAGTAGGCACCTACGATTAGCCCTGGCGAGTGGCGTGCCTTTTCGTGCTGTTACCTGCACCGAGTTGCATTTCTTCCAAACCGTTCAGGAGGCTGTTCACATTTTATTTTGGAATGCAGGTTTTGCGCGTCCTCCCATATCATCCATCCTTGAGAAGGTGTAAGGAATAGTAGCTAGGAATTCGCATCAAAGCACAAGATCGAGTAGGATAGTTCGGAGGAATGATTAACAGGACGATTGTTCTTACAGCTCGGGGACTCCGTATACCCGAATACAAGCCGGCAACCTGGGCACGGCATCGGTCACGCGCGCAGGCGTCACTCGGGCCGAATCCGGATCCATTCTGGGCCGGATGTCTCCACGGTTGGGCGACGGGCCCGGCTGCCCTGTCTTGGTCCAGAATCCCCAGGCATTGTTGTGTGTtggctaaggatgaaaacggaacggaaatatcccgaaccgaaccgcatcgtttttttatatttaatccgatcgaatccgcattttcttgtccgactttaccgttttcgctttcgcatttcagatgtttcgtatttcaaatgtaaaagtagaaaacggtttagacatttttccgatcgttttctacttttctacttttaatttgaaatattccgaattgaaaattcggtttaaaccgaatttggccaactgcacaggtcatacagcccaattataggttgttcaccacgcagctgtgttctttctactggtggctagctgccctctcttatagacggcgctcAGCCTCGTCTCTCTTCACCTCATGAGATGGTGCTACATGTCAGGAAACCggcagcatctacacgaaagcccacctgggctatagcccatcaagctcatcggtttaacccccacctgcaaagtcaatcatttgatagtttttgcatcagccgaataaatctttgttactcaaaagaaaaatctaaataaatctttaaaataaaatactacatctattctaaaaagattaataaaattattctgactcagttcgagttcatgtttctataatatgcacttgttaattattatatgcacttgaacttgatcatgtatgcacttagtcatgcacttggtctacgggtcggtattccgtattgagttttcgtataccgaccgtgttcgatataattccgctcgaattgtttcgttttcgaaattctcgatattccgtaagttcgtgttcgttttcgtgttcggtttgcccgctttcgttttcgttttcgtattcaaatgtaaaagtagaaaacggttgatgagttctccgttcgattccgtccgttttcatccttagtgtTGGCGTTGTGGTGGGGAAGGAGCTGTAGCACTAACATAATATTGCTGCTCTCTCCTGCTAGACTCCTGGAAGAACAGGTCAATCGCACGCAGTAGTCTCTGCTGCTCCGCTTGAACCGTGCCAGAGTCTGAGCACTGGTTCAGCATCAGGGCAAAGAGCGATGCGAGAACGTCGTTGGTGCTTCTCGCGACTTTTTCAACCCTTTGCTCTGGCAATGGTGCTTTGGAGCTTCCCTCGTAGACCTGTCTTCTGCACACCTGCACATGAATATAATGATATGTATGAATATTAAGCAAAATCAGATACACCACGGCAGGGGAATTCAAAAGGTGAACTAACACATGAACTTGATCCTGCAAAACTATTTGTACGAGTAAGTATGGCTTTACAATGCCATGTTCTATACTTTGTAGAGCTACAAAGATATTTGCACAAACCTGGAACAAGTTATGTAGATCAACAATGTGCTCTTGACTGAGATACTTCCTAGCCATGAGCTCACTGAAGAGATTGACGTTTTCTGCAGTAACATTCCTAGCAGAAAGATTAGCCACGATGCCAGATATCAGATGCCCATCAAACAACGATGTCAGCCAATCTGGCACTTGGCTCAGCCTGAGCAACGAAACAGCTATATTCGCAGCAAACTTCTGCTGACTGGTGAAAGATTTAGACGTCAAACCAGGAGCAGTCAAGGCCACAACAAATTCCTCCATTATTAGCCTCAACCATTTAGATTCTCTGACTGCCACCTTCTCTTGGCTTCCAAATTTCTCCCATCCTAAAATCACAGAGAGACAGGCACTGCAATTTCCAGCAACTTTACTGTCTTCACTGAACACCAAACCCTCTGTCACTGCAATAATGGACTTCAAATATCCCATAGAGCATCTTAACTCAGCATTAATACATGACCTTTGATCTGAAATTCGCGTGAGCAACTCCAACAGGCATTGTGAAGCAATAAGTTTAATAGAAGGTGAACCGAAGTTCATAAGACGGCATAAATCATGGCATGGAATGCCGAGAACAGAAAAGGACTGGACATCATCTGAATGCTGAAGGAAGTCCTGCCAGTCAATATTTGACTCTAGAATGGTATGCAAACTGAAAACGAAGAATACAATTAGTGCCGCTAGAATATGAAACTGAAAACGCAGGCTACAATTAGTACCTATAGAGTGTTATGGAAACTGGAAAGTGAAAATGCAGACCACAATTAGTGCAGACCCAAGCAAATAAAATGAAGCATGCAAGCAACAGCTTCATACCTTCTTAGAGAGAAGAACACCAATAGAAGTACAAGAATCAGGAATTCTCCAAAGGTTGTCTCCTGATTGTGTTGAAATAATGATGGGCCTTTAACACAAGCTTTGTTTACTATGACATCCGTTAAAGAAACCAAAGAACTGTTCAAGATTATGGCTTTTGCAGGCTCAATAAGAAATTCGCTTGATGAATGATGCAAAACAAGGCATAGTATCCCAACTACTATCTTGTGTTCTTGGTCACTAGATGTATAATCAATACCCGAACTGATAAATTCCAATAACTGCAAACAAAAGCAATTTCTGAATCATAAAAATTATAAATCTAATCAGTAATGATACAAATtgaaatactagctagcaatgcATTCTTTTTGGAAATCTGCACTGGCCTAAACAGACAACTAAGCATTAATGATGTGGGATCCCTACCAAGTAATCCAAACAAAGGCAATATTTAAAACACTACCTGTACTGCACTggattttttttctctcgaaacgcaggagagctgcatatcattatattaagaagaaaatggGACAACACGAAGTGACAAGCACAAACACTGAAACACCCATACACAATAAACACACCACTCTAATGCTCTGTGATTACATGCACGCCTGTTAGAACTGAAACAAGCGATCGACACCCAGACACCAACCTACTTTGCTATATCCACGAGTTTAGCCAAATAACATCCCATGAAGCTATTAACAGCCAGCGAATAATAATATTACTTGAATGTAATTTACAAGGTTCAACTCAAATAGACAGAATAAGAGTACCTTTAGAGCAAGAGGAAGCCATTCATCTTCCTGGTCAAATGTTGATGCACTTGCTGAACGTAAGATGTTAAAGATCAAATAGGAACAAACTGTTCTGCTCCTTGAAGAGTATGGTAAGCAATATATGCCATGGAATGAACCGACAATACCACATGATATAAACTGATCAGAAGAACGCGGAGAGATCATGAGTATTTCAGCGATAACACTGACCACTGAAAATACCTCATCTTCTGTACCCTCCTTTACCATCTGGTCTAGCAAGGACACCAGCAAAGACAAGATGGTGGTTTCTCCAGAAAGTACAAGCTTGGAAATCATTTGTATGTCCACCAATTGACTGCTGTTTGAGAGCATGACAGTTTCATCTTCACAGAAAGTTTTACAAAACTTTAGCATCTGGAAGGCGAGTGGTTCCATAATTTCTTGCTTCTGAAAGAGCCATTTTATTGCTACCGAATGGACTCGGATCACAAGCAAATCCCAGTCCTTATGTATGATTAAGTGGAATAGTGTATTCTCAGCTTCTGGACTATGTGGAATGCTGCAGCTATAGGAAATGCCTCTGACAAAGGCATAAAGATGGACCAGAAGCGTAAGCATAATGGAACCATTAATTTCATATGGGAAGTTCCCACCATTGAGGAGGATGTATTGCTCAACAGAAGCCAGAATTTGGTTGCTAGCACAGAGCCTGAATAGTTAAAACAATTGCCATATTAACATGTTTCTCTGATAAGGTGTAAATGGTGAATTAAAAGCAGCAGCAGATGAGTACCTTTCATTGTAGAATGAACAGGCATACAATATAGAAAGAATAGCACATTGGCATGATGCCAAGTTGAAGTCTTCTGTGCTACATTGCCCAAGTAAATACATCATTTCTGTAGGGTCTGATGGCAGATAAATGTGTGCATCTCGAATTGTTTCCCCATAATTACATCCCAAAACCCTGTCAACAATCGAACTAGTGACCAAATATACTACTGATTTTACATGATCAGTAGGAAATAAGCCCATGAATCCAAATGACAAGCTAAACCATGACGATGATGCTAGCAATTCAGCAAACTTTAACGGCTTTTTGTCAGATGCCCTTGACAAAATAATTTGGAAAATCTGAAGGATCTCTGCCAATGTTTCTTCATCATTACTGTCAACCACAGCACTTTGAAGCCACTGCAGTAAAATCGTTCCACAAGTTCCCATGATGCTATCCTCAAGATCCTTCGTGCTAGCAATACTGTATTTGCTCCCTTCAAGGCAGAATATAAGTGCTTCTTTcagaagaagaagagaatgagGAATGAGGATCATAGAATCACACTCATGTGACAATGTTGAAGATATCGCATATTTTGATGCTTCTTCAATAAATGATGGTAGTTTCTCAATATCATGAGCATGAGGTGACTTCAGAATCTCTATTAATATTGAGCAAACCAGAATAAAAGTTTCAGAACTCATGTCAAGTTCACCATTGCCATTTCTTCTCAAGATTGCAGTCAAAGTACAAGCTATCtgttcttcttggggcagtgagAGGATACCGGAACAATTGACCATGCAAATCCAAACAAGTCGTAAAACATGGGACTGGACTGGGTGAAATGGTATCTCTGCAACATAGTGAAGAACAGGAAGAAGAGTGGAAAATCCAATGGCAAGCTTTTCTTTGAATTTTTCCTCCAATCTCGCAAAAAGTAATAGTACTCGAATAGAGGAAATGACAAGTAGATCATTATTTCCTGAAGATGTATAACAGGAGTGcaacttcgtaagccttcttgATCATAATAATGCATAAAAGCTTTCAGAAAGAAGTTCATGACTACAAAAAGGTAAACTTCTTACCTGATAACCTGAGAACCTCAAATATGTAATCGGCAACATTTTCATCGATCAAAGTTTGAAGTAGAGCACAAATATTTGCATCAGATGACAGGAAATGAAAGATCAAATCCAATGTTCCTGTCTGAACTTCTAGGTTAGTAGATAGCAGAGATCCTTTGACAGCCTCAGCAAATAGAACAAGAGAAGCATTTAGGGACATATAATCTGTCTGCATGGACTCTGCTTCTATGCAGTTGTTAGAACTCTGGATGCTAATCAGCAAATGGTCAAAGGGCTCCTTCTTTGCTAAAGTAAGGAGCAATGCTGCAGTAGCACAAAAAAAAGGAACATCACTAACAAGTGAAGAATGACCTATTGTGGAAATTTTCAACATTGATGAGTTGTTTAAAAACCAAATCCAAAATTTATTAGTGCAAATGATTTGGAGATAAATTTTATAACCGCAAACAATTCGAAGGTACTCAGTCAACATTGTGAATATTTTTTCCTCCTTAGCCAACTCTTAAACTAAAGTAACACTGAAGTATTAAAGCTGGATCCAGAAGTTCATTGTTCTCATCGTGCTTCTTGTATAACATCAGAAATGATGCATTCATCAATTGATGTCAGGTTGTCTTTTGAAACCACTCTCAAGTTTCTCAAACTATATGAAGCTAGCCATAGCCATATAACTTCTTTAACTGTGGCTTATATATCTAGAGTGTTTACATTAAGAGCAGATTAATTAGTCACAAAGAACTGTAAACTTATGTACAAATTGTGAAAAAAATTAATGGCCAGAATTGTTTGTTAGATTACATGAAAGTTCAAACATCAGTATCTTCA
The nucleotide sequence above comes from Miscanthus floridulus cultivar M001 chromosome 18, ASM1932011v1, whole genome shotgun sequence. Encoded proteins:
- the LOC136521935 gene encoding protein PUTATIVE RECOMBINATION INITIATION DEFECT 1, giving the protein MESDGDTSPPRSPTPAPLRACGAGHPASHSLPTSAGGRVCLSCAAALLSSAGAASTPSHQVAHALANLSLALADPAFLRPLRAAHPRLLAAPLAEALEGAADRRDAALAAQACDVAADLAAVVGAPADSELVARLARVLSSGSLVKHLHTLHCLGLLLNSTKDAAAYIGDKCSLFLNLVNDLRLPSDEIRGEILFVLYKLAILNATPWDNICEIEDLDLLAIGRSLLQLSLEVLLKTQNDAVRLNCVALLLTLAKKEPFDHLLISIQSSNNCIEAESMQTDYMSLNASLVLFAEAVKGSLLSTNLEVQTGTLDLIFHFLSSDANICALLQTLIDENVADYIFEVLRLSGNNDLLVISSIRVLLLFARLEEKFKEKLAIGFSTLLPVLHYVAEIPFHPVQSHVLRLVWICMVNCSGILSLPQEEQIACTLTAILRRNGNGELDMSSETFILVCSILIEILKSPHAHDIEKLPSFIEEASKYAISSTLSHECDSMILIPHSLLLLKEALIFCLEGSKYSIASTKDLEDSIMGTCGTILLQWLQSAVVDSNDEETLAEILQIFQIILSRASDKKPLKFAELLASSSWFSLSFGFMGLFPTDHVKSVVYLVTSSIVDRVLGCNYGETIRDAHIYLPSDPTEMMYLLGQCSTEDFNLASCQCAILSILYACSFYNERLCASNQILASVEQYILLNGGNFPYEINGSIMLTLLVHLYAFVRGISYSCSIPHSPEAENTLFHLIIHKDWDLLVIRVHSVAIKWLFQKQEIMEPLAFQMLKFCKTFCEDETVMLSNSSQLVDIQMISKLVLSGETTILSLLVSLLDQMVKEGTEDEVFSVVSVIAEILMISPRSSDQFISCGIVGSFHGIYCLPYSSRSRTVCSYLIFNILRSASASTFDQEDEWLPLALKLLEFISSGIDYTSSDQEHKIVVGILCLVLHHSSSEFLIEPAKAIILNSSLVSLTDVIVNKACVKGPSLFQHNQETTFGEFLILVLLLVFFSLRSLHTILESNIDWQDFLQHSDDVQSFSVLGIPCHDLCRLMNFGSPSIKLIASQCLLELLTRISDQRSCINAELRCSMGYLKSIIAVTEGLVFSEDSKVAGNCSACLSVILGWEKFGSQEKVAVRESKWLRLIMEEFVVALTAPGLTSKSFTSQQKFAANIAVSLLRLSQVPDWLTSLFDGHLISGIVANLSARNVTAENVNLFSELMARKYLSQEHIVDLHNLFQVCRRQVYEGSSKAPLPEQRVEKVARSTNDVLASLFALMLNQCSDSGTVQAEQQRLLRAIDLFFQESSRREQQYYVSATAPSPPQRQH